The Salinibacterium sp. M195 genome includes a window with the following:
- the murQ gene encoding N-acetylmuramic acid 6-phosphate etherase, translating to MSMLNDLDGLATEAVDPRYTNLDLMSVAELATAMNEADSSVPGAVQAQLPAIVPAIEAASERMAAGGRLVYVGAGTPGRIGVVDASECPPTFNTPPELVFAIMAGGSDAIVTPKEGAEDDGPAGAAAIDAAGIGPLDTVIGIASSGRTPFVISAIEHARSRGALTVGLSCNVGTALSAAAEFAIEVAVGPEVLTGSTRLKAGTAQKLVLNMFSTIVMVRQGKTYGSLMVDLKPTNHKLRARAVRMVAEIANASRDDAESTLETTSYDVKASILMLALGCTMDEARNRLAQTSGRLRLALEGA from the coding sequence ATGAGCATGCTCAACGATCTGGATGGGCTCGCGACTGAAGCAGTCGATCCCCGTTACACCAACCTTGACCTCATGAGCGTTGCGGAACTCGCCACCGCGATGAATGAGGCCGATTCGAGTGTTCCTGGCGCTGTTCAGGCGCAACTCCCCGCGATTGTGCCAGCGATCGAAGCCGCAAGTGAGCGGATGGCTGCTGGAGGTCGACTCGTCTATGTCGGCGCCGGGACTCCTGGCCGAATCGGAGTCGTCGATGCATCCGAATGCCCCCCGACTTTCAATACTCCTCCCGAGCTTGTTTTCGCAATCATGGCTGGCGGTTCCGACGCCATTGTGACGCCGAAGGAGGGAGCCGAAGACGACGGTCCAGCCGGCGCAGCAGCGATCGACGCGGCGGGAATTGGCCCGCTCGATACCGTCATTGGCATAGCCTCGAGCGGTCGCACTCCCTTCGTCATTTCCGCAATCGAACACGCCCGCTCGCGTGGCGCACTGACCGTCGGCCTCTCATGCAACGTGGGGACTGCGCTGAGCGCCGCCGCCGAGTTTGCGATCGAAGTCGCCGTTGGTCCAGAAGTTTTGACCGGCTCGACGCGTCTCAAAGCGGGAACTGCTCAAAAACTGGTACTCAACATGTTCTCGACGATCGTGATGGTTCGCCAGGGAAAGACGTACGGCAGCCTCATGGTCGATCTCAAGCCGACCAATCACAAGCTGCGGGCCCGAGCGGTGCGCATGGTTGCCGAAATTGCGAACGCCTCCCGCGATGATGCAGAATCCACCCTCGAAACGACAAGCTACGACGTTAAAGCCTCGATCTTGATGCTGGCGTTGGGCTGCACAATGGACGAAGCGAGAAACAGGCTAGCTCAGACATCTGGCCGACTTCGACTCGCCCTAGAAGGAGCATAA
- a CDS encoding anhydro-N-acetylmuramic acid kinase, which translates to MRVLGMISGTSHDGIDAAVVDFVEHDGALTGTVLHDVSTPYSPELRARIVAALPPAQTTLAEVCELDTLIGQAFADAAAAASDAVGGVDAVTSHGQTVYHWVDGSHALGTLQIGQPAWIAERLGVPVVSDVRIRDITAGGHGAPLVSFLDELLLRDRGDVSAALNLGGISNMTVINSGDLVAYDIGPANALIDAVVVDEQLNSLGFDEDGAIAASGLVDPELLEQLLADPYYGLGTPKSTGKEHFHLGYIRAAEKQLGRSLRAADLIATLTELTVRTVARDVSKQGITYLAVSGGGCRNPVMLEGLRGALASTEIVLADVLGAPADGKEAIAFALIGWCTLHGVPATVPGGTGARAPRILGTITPGRDGLVLPAPQEGPIRSLTLTVVR; encoded by the coding sequence ATGCGCGTCCTAGGCATGATTTCCGGAACCTCGCATGACGGCATCGATGCCGCAGTGGTCGACTTCGTTGAACATGATGGCGCGCTCACCGGCACGGTGCTTCACGACGTGAGCACTCCATACTCTCCTGAACTGCGAGCGCGAATCGTTGCAGCGCTACCGCCAGCACAAACGACGCTGGCCGAAGTTTGCGAACTCGACACCTTGATCGGACAGGCATTCGCGGATGCTGCGGCAGCAGCCTCTGATGCAGTCGGCGGCGTCGACGCTGTGACTTCGCACGGCCAAACGGTCTATCACTGGGTCGATGGCTCGCACGCGTTAGGCACTCTCCAGATTGGTCAACCGGCGTGGATCGCGGAGCGCCTCGGGGTTCCCGTAGTGTCCGATGTCCGCATCCGCGACATTACGGCGGGAGGGCACGGCGCGCCTCTCGTTTCTTTTCTTGATGAATTGTTGCTGCGCGATCGCGGTGACGTTTCGGCTGCGCTCAATCTCGGTGGCATCTCGAACATGACCGTGATTAACTCCGGTGACCTTGTGGCCTATGACATCGGGCCCGCAAACGCGCTAATCGATGCCGTTGTTGTCGACGAACAGCTGAACTCCCTCGGCTTTGACGAGGACGGCGCTATCGCGGCATCCGGCCTCGTGGATCCTGAATTGCTTGAGCAACTTCTCGCGGACCCCTACTACGGTCTCGGGACTCCGAAAAGCACCGGAAAAGAGCACTTCCACCTCGGGTACATTCGCGCCGCCGAAAAGCAGCTCGGGCGCTCTCTCAGAGCCGCCGATCTGATCGCCACCCTCACCGAGTTGACGGTGCGAACGGTAGCGCGCGATGTGAGCAAGCAGGGAATCACCTACCTCGCTGTTTCCGGGGGCGGATGCCGCAACCCCGTCATGCTCGAAGGACTTCGCGGCGCTCTCGCTTCAACCGAAATCGTGCTCGCCGATGTGCTTGGCGCCCCCGCTGACGGTAAAGAAGCAATAGCTTTCGCGCTGATCGGATGGTGCACTCTTCATGGCGTACCAGCGACAGTTCCTGGCGGCACGGGGGCACGCGCCCCCCGCATCTTGGGCACGATTACTCCTGGCCGCGACGGACTCGTTTTGCCCGCTCCCCAGGAGGGACCGATTCGTTCGCTCACGCTCACCGTGGTGCGCTAA
- a CDS encoding GNAT family N-acetyltransferase codes for MSSLELRAASQADHAAIVAVFLACWRRSYTGLLPQPAIDEMTDERASALWQRVLSETAGPVIVAEREGEILGMVRFAAVGDQGAVHSLYVSPDAQGLGLGTTLLDSAVSSLRTRGAEAARLWVFAANTPSVAFYQSRGWAPDGETRTQQEFGAPEIRLSRSLEASA; via the coding sequence ATGTCTTCTCTCGAGTTGCGCGCCGCCTCGCAAGCAGATCATGCCGCCATTGTCGCGGTATTTCTCGCGTGCTGGCGACGAAGTTATACCGGATTGCTTCCGCAACCCGCTATCGACGAGATGACGGACGAGCGTGCTTCTGCCCTGTGGCAGCGGGTGCTCTCAGAAACAGCTGGCCCCGTGATCGTCGCCGAACGTGAAGGCGAGATCCTGGGCATGGTTCGATTCGCCGCGGTTGGCGACCAAGGGGCGGTGCACTCTCTCTACGTTTCTCCCGATGCCCAAGGATTGGGGCTCGGCACGACACTTCTTGACTCGGCCGTGAGTTCGCTTCGCACACGCGGAGCAGAAGCGGCCCGCTTGTGGGTCTTTGCCGCAAACACACCCTCTGTCGCTTTCTACCAGAGTCGCGGCTGGGCCCCCGATGGTGAGACTCGCACTCAACAAGAGTTCGGTGCCCCAGAAATACGGCTGAGCCGCTCCTTAGAGGCGTCCGCATGA
- a CDS encoding mandelate racemase/muconate lactonizing enzyme family protein, which yields MSHLVQLLVHRVRLPLVRPFVTAVRRVEAIDAVLVEATDSDGRSGWGEAPTSWRVTGESPESVTAAVVGPLSESLDSAPLDDTTELAALVTQAIVGNASARSAVECALYDLSAQSAGLSLARSLGANADCTRITTDMTLSVGTVAEVLASARVHVAGGFHSIKLKASSSGEVLRNLVALRTEFGQDLNLRIDANQAWQPDEAIRVIHSIEDAGIDLEFVEQPVSALDLEGLARVTAAVNVPILADESVWTIRDLRDVIRLRAADSINIKLAKAGGLSEAMKLAAAARDADMEVIVGCMMESTVGVAAAASLAAAISPEATHDLDAGLWLREPSVTGGLRYENNFAMLGAGPGLGVSGITSRSAA from the coding sequence ATGAGTCATCTCGTTCAGCTCCTCGTTCATCGGGTTCGTCTTCCCCTGGTGCGTCCTTTCGTCACGGCCGTGCGCCGGGTCGAGGCGATCGATGCTGTGCTCGTGGAGGCTACCGATAGCGACGGCCGCTCGGGATGGGGCGAGGCACCCACCAGCTGGCGGGTTACCGGAGAAAGCCCCGAGAGCGTCACCGCTGCAGTTGTCGGCCCGCTCAGCGAATCGCTCGACTCAGCACCACTCGATGACACGACGGAGCTTGCTGCGCTGGTGACACAAGCGATTGTGGGCAACGCTTCTGCTCGTAGCGCTGTCGAGTGCGCCCTCTACGACCTCAGCGCGCAGTCCGCGGGGCTCTCGCTCGCTCGCTCGCTGGGTGCCAATGCTGATTGCACGCGGATCACTACCGATATGACTCTCTCTGTCGGTACTGTCGCTGAGGTGCTCGCTAGCGCTCGAGTGCATGTCGCTGGTGGATTCCACTCCATCAAGCTCAAGGCATCATCGAGCGGCGAAGTACTCAGGAACCTCGTGGCACTTCGAACGGAGTTCGGCCAAGACCTCAACTTGAGAATTGATGCGAATCAGGCGTGGCAACCAGACGAAGCAATCCGCGTCATCCATTCGATTGAAGATGCTGGCATAGATCTAGAATTCGTCGAACAGCCGGTAAGTGCACTCGATCTTGAGGGCCTTGCTCGCGTGACCGCTGCGGTAAATGTGCCCATACTTGCGGATGAATCAGTCTGGACTATTCGTGATCTCCGCGATGTCATTAGGCTTCGCGCCGCAGACAGCATCAACATCAAACTTGCGAAGGCCGGCGGTCTCAGCGAAGCAATGAAGCTGGCAGCCGCGGCTCGTGACGCGGACATGGAAGTCATTGTTGGGTGCATGATGGAGAGCACGGTTGGTGTTGCCGCGGCGGCCTCTCTCGCTGCAGCCATCAGCCCCGAAGCCACCCATGATTTGGATGCCGGGCTCTGGCTGCGTGAGCCCAGCGTCACCGGAGGACTCCGCTACGAGAACAACTTCGCGATGTTGGGTGCGGGGCCGGGGCTCGGCGTCAGCGGTATCACCTCACGGAGCGCCGCGTGA
- a CDS encoding serine hydrolase encodes MTETILQAAAAQIAGVGDQCAVGCVVGVEIDGERTVAVAGNTSTTRAADAMSRATLHDVASVSKVVATTTALHRLASENQLDFDDEVSRFIPGFGGARDTTVRDLLRHRAGLWEWQPLYLTPEATDDPFRTIDALPLRYSPGHERHYSDLGFMTLGRLISTITGESLDKAVQSLVTEPLGLSHFGYGPVSSQVSTSSFGDAAEERMVRTSDPYPVSWSDAGFAWRTAPVRGTANDGNCAHAFDGVAGHAGIFSTVDSLLDVGATLSRANDHPQLFLPEVTAEVFAEGPDSGQALGWRRTSLTVNGAPLPLLWHPGFTGAALAFVPDRGITAAFACNRLLATTPSPTDAHWQHVLNALATILSNQE; translated from the coding sequence ATGACGGAAACGATTCTGCAAGCAGCAGCAGCGCAGATTGCCGGTGTTGGCGACCAGTGCGCGGTTGGCTGCGTTGTCGGCGTCGAGATTGATGGCGAAAGAACGGTGGCTGTGGCGGGGAATACGTCCACGACGCGTGCCGCCGACGCGATGAGTCGGGCCACCCTCCACGACGTTGCATCGGTGAGTAAAGTTGTCGCCACCACCACAGCCTTGCACCGTTTAGCTTCCGAAAATCAGCTCGACTTCGACGACGAAGTCAGTCGTTTCATCCCTGGCTTCGGCGGTGCCCGTGACACGACAGTCCGTGATCTGCTCCGCCATCGCGCAGGGTTGTGGGAGTGGCAGCCGCTGTATCTCACGCCGGAAGCGACCGACGATCCTTTCCGGACGATCGATGCTCTGCCACTGCGTTATTCTCCCGGACACGAGCGGCACTACTCCGATCTGGGGTTCATGACGCTCGGGCGCCTCATCTCGACGATCACGGGCGAATCACTCGATAAAGCGGTGCAGTCCCTCGTGACGGAACCGCTAGGGCTTTCACATTTCGGATACGGCCCCGTCTCGAGCCAGGTGTCGACAAGTTCCTTCGGAGATGCCGCAGAAGAGCGAATGGTGCGCACTAGCGATCCGTACCCTGTGAGCTGGTCCGACGCCGGATTCGCTTGGCGCACCGCCCCCGTTCGCGGCACCGCCAATGATGGAAACTGTGCCCACGCTTTCGACGGCGTAGCCGGACACGCTGGCATCTTTTCAACAGTCGACAGTTTGCTCGACGTCGGTGCGACTCTGAGCCGCGCTAACGACCACCCCCAACTATTTCTCCCCGAAGTCACCGCCGAGGTTTTCGCCGAGGGCCCAGACTCCGGCCAAGCATTGGGATGGCGACGTACATCGCTCACCGTCAACGGCGCACCGCTTCCGCTGCTGTGGCATCCCGGTTTTACCGGCGCTGCTCTCGCCTTCGTACCTGACCGCGGTATCACCGCGGCCTTCGCCTGCAACAGATTGCTCGCGACAACCCCTTCCCCCACCGACGCTCACTGGCAGCACGTCCTTAACGCGCTTGCCACGATTCTCAGCAACCAGGAGTGA
- a CDS encoding ABC transporter ATP-binding protein produces MTTTTNPVLRIDNLSVAFLTGRELVPAVRNVSIDVAAGETVAVVGESGSGKSTTAAAINRLLPENARITSGSILFEGREMTELPESALVRLRGAGIGLVPQDPMSNLNPLMRIGAQIGEALEVHGIETGPRIHQRAVELLELVGIPDAEQRSRQYPHEFSGGMRQRALIAMGLACQPRLLIADEPTSALDVTVQRRILDQLDELTGRMGTAVFLITHDLALAAERADRIVVMFRGEIVEEGTAHDIFTNPQHDYTKQLLAAAPSLSTRRPLRTVATTAAAVATPLVEIRDLRKVFELRSPKAGEATTFTAVDGVSFTISKGTTVSIVGESGSGKSTTANLVLGLEEISGGSILFDGVDLTTLKRRELFAFRRRVQPVFQNPYASLDPRYTVEQSIIEPLKVHRVGTAASRRERVAELLDQVSLPAAMASRLPHELSGGQRQRVAIARALTLEPELVVLDEAVSALDVLVQAQTLELLAELQERLGLSYLFISHDLAVVRMISDEIHVMQRGRIVESGTPEQIFEHPQDAYTRELLEAIPGSHLSID; encoded by the coding sequence ATGACGACAACCACCAACCCCGTTCTCCGTATTGATAACCTCTCGGTCGCCTTCCTCACGGGAAGGGAACTGGTGCCGGCGGTACGCAATGTATCGATCGATGTCGCCGCGGGAGAGACTGTTGCCGTGGTCGGAGAATCCGGTTCCGGCAAGTCGACGACCGCCGCTGCCATCAATCGGCTCCTCCCCGAGAATGCCCGCATCACCTCGGGCAGCATCCTGTTTGAGGGCCGCGAGATGACTGAGCTTCCCGAAAGCGCTCTCGTGAGACTGCGCGGAGCAGGCATTGGACTTGTTCCTCAAGATCCCATGTCGAATCTGAATCCCCTCATGCGGATCGGCGCGCAGATTGGTGAGGCGCTTGAGGTTCACGGAATCGAAACTGGTCCTCGGATTCATCAGCGTGCGGTCGAGTTGCTCGAACTCGTAGGAATCCCGGATGCGGAACAACGTTCGCGTCAGTATCCTCACGAATTTTCCGGCGGCATGCGTCAACGCGCGCTCATCGCGATGGGCCTCGCCTGCCAGCCGCGTTTACTGATTGCCGATGAGCCAACCTCTGCCCTTGATGTCACCGTGCAGCGTCGCATTTTGGACCAGCTCGATGAGCTCACTGGTCGCATGGGCACCGCGGTTTTCCTCATTACTCACGATCTCGCGCTTGCCGCTGAGCGGGCCGACCGGATAGTCGTGATGTTTCGCGGCGAGATCGTGGAAGAAGGCACCGCTCACGATATTTTCACCAACCCTCAACACGATTACACCAAGCAGCTTCTCGCCGCTGCACCAAGTTTGTCGACCCGGCGCCCGCTCAGAACCGTCGCGACGACCGCGGCCGCCGTGGCAACTCCACTGGTGGAAATTCGCGACCTTCGCAAGGTCTTCGAACTGCGTTCGCCGAAAGCCGGCGAAGCGACCACTTTCACCGCCGTTGACGGTGTGAGCTTCACCATCAGCAAAGGCACCACGGTCTCAATTGTTGGCGAGTCTGGTTCTGGCAAATCGACGACGGCGAACTTAGTACTCGGGCTCGAAGAGATTTCTGGCGGTTCAATTCTCTTCGACGGAGTCGATCTCACAACCCTCAAGCGACGCGAACTCTTCGCGTTCCGCCGTCGAGTGCAACCTGTTTTCCAGAACCCCTATGCCTCTCTCGACCCTCGCTACACCGTCGAGCAATCGATCATCGAACCGCTCAAGGTGCATCGAGTGGGAACCGCAGCTAGCAGACGAGAGCGCGTTGCTGAACTGCTCGACCAAGTATCACTGCCAGCCGCAATGGCATCGCGGCTCCCCCACGAACTTTCGGGAGGTCAACGTCAACGTGTCGCAATTGCTCGCGCATTAACGCTCGAGCCAGAGTTGGTTGTGCTCGACGAAGCCGTCTCTGCTCTTGACGTGCTGGTTCAAGCGCAGACTCTTGAACTTCTCGCTGAGCTTCAGGAACGACTCGGGCTGAGCTACCTCTTCATTAGCCATGACCTCGCGGTGGTTCGCATGATTTCTGATGAAATTCACGTTATGCAGCGCGGACGAATCGTCGAGAGCGGCACCCCGGAGCAGATCTTCGAGCACCCTCAGGATGCGTACACGCGTGAACTGCTCGAAGCGATTCCGGGATCGCATCTCAGTATCGACTGA
- a CDS encoding transglutaminase family protein: MLRTVTSHQELDLRGRTEMVFSIAVSAHWPTASESIDFVLDGVPQQPKEMVDARGTRLHSLIAGPGRLVVDYAATVESSPEPAELNEIDRVEYLRPSRYCESDVLTPSARSQFSHQVGHELLQSVRDWVSQSMRYTPGVSVSTDGAAHSLLTRRGVCRDYAHLTIAMLRAKDVPARYVSVYAPGLSPMDFHAVAEAYVDGAWWIVDSTGLAPRQSLVRIATGRDAADTAFLTNHWADLFLQNLVITATADVLPIDDHRSPVQLP, encoded by the coding sequence ATGCTGCGTACCGTTACGTCCCACCAAGAACTTGACCTTCGCGGTCGCACCGAAATGGTCTTCAGTATTGCGGTGTCCGCACACTGGCCTACGGCATCCGAGTCCATTGATTTTGTGCTGGATGGGGTGCCCCAGCAACCGAAAGAAATGGTCGATGCGCGCGGAACCCGCCTGCATTCGCTCATTGCCGGGCCTGGGCGGCTCGTCGTGGACTACGCCGCCACCGTCGAATCAAGCCCCGAGCCTGCCGAGCTCAACGAGATAGATCGGGTCGAGTACCTTCGGCCAAGTCGTTATTGCGAGTCTGACGTGCTCACGCCGAGTGCGCGTTCGCAGTTTTCTCACCAGGTCGGCCACGAGTTGCTGCAGTCCGTGCGCGACTGGGTCTCGCAGAGTATGCGCTACACGCCGGGTGTGTCGGTCTCCACCGATGGTGCCGCTCACTCGTTGCTCACGCGACGGGGGGTGTGTCGCGACTACGCCCACCTCACTATTGCGATGTTGCGGGCGAAGGATGTGCCGGCTCGTTACGTTTCTGTCTACGCCCCGGGCCTTAGCCCGATGGATTTTCACGCTGTCGCCGAAGCGTATGTCGATGGTGCCTGGTGGATTGTCGACTCGACCGGTCTGGCACCGCGTCAGTCGCTCGTGCGCATCGCGACAGGTCGGGACGCTGCTGACACGGCGTTCCTCACCAATCACTGGGCTGACCTGTTCTTGCAGAACCTTGTGATTACCGCGACGGCGGATGTGCTGCCGATCGACGATCACCGGTCGCCAGTACAGCTTCCCTAG
- a CDS encoding helix-turn-helix transcriptional regulator, with the protein MSERVDLLMIQKPTWSATAERAQSLAPLLRALGDPNRLQLVLLLTERAHTVRELTDATGLSQTLVSHHLAPLRDNGLVTVTPRGRSNVYELCCEAFAEPVKMLASVATSTDAGAEACCVVS; encoded by the coding sequence ATGAGCGAACGCGTCGATCTTCTGATGATCCAGAAGCCCACCTGGTCAGCCACGGCCGAACGGGCCCAGAGCCTGGCGCCTCTATTGCGCGCTCTCGGCGACCCCAACCGTCTTCAGTTGGTGCTCTTGCTCACCGAACGCGCCCACACCGTGCGTGAACTGACGGATGCCACGGGGCTTAGCCAAACGTTGGTGAGCCACCACTTGGCACCGCTGCGTGACAACGGCCTCGTTACGGTCACGCCCCGCGGCCGCTCCAACGTCTACGAACTCTGCTGCGAAGCCTTCGCTGAGCCCGTCAAAATGCTCGCCTCTGTTGCCACGAGCACAGACGCCGGCGCAGAAGCCTGCTGCGTCGTCTCGTAA
- a CDS encoding NAD(P)-binding domain-containing protein, whose product MTVAPSPASELPVVVIGAGPIGLAAAANLVTRGIRTVVLEAGAHAGAAINDWGHVSLFSPWRYSVDPISRELLERTGWTSPDAETLPTGGDLVHDYLRPLAATAELAPVIHYNSRVIGMSRQGIDSTKTIGRERHPLLVRVDSLDGVYDILASAIIDASGTWGHNNPIGASGLPATGETDSTAWLTGPLPDVLGTDRARFAGKHTLVIGMGHSAANTLLALAALRDNEPSTEITWAIRGRSARRLYGGGSSDELPGRGALGTRLKAAVESGAITLLTDFTVTELAAQPDGRLRAISSNSDGEQAVTVDALAAATGFRPDLGILRELHLSFDPVLEAPAALAPLIDPNVHSCGTVEPHGARVLSHPEKNVYVVGMKSYGRAPTFLMATGYEQVRSVVAAIAGDTASAERVNLMLPETGVCCTTGGGC is encoded by the coding sequence ATGACCGTCGCACCTTCCCCCGCAAGCGAGTTACCCGTCGTAGTCATCGGAGCCGGCCCCATCGGGCTCGCTGCTGCCGCCAACCTGGTAACCCGCGGTATCCGCACCGTTGTACTCGAAGCCGGCGCTCACGCCGGGGCCGCGATCAACGACTGGGGACACGTCTCCCTCTTCTCCCCCTGGCGCTACAGCGTCGACCCCATAAGCCGCGAACTGCTCGAACGCACAGGCTGGACCTCCCCCGACGCCGAAACGCTCCCGACCGGCGGCGACCTTGTGCACGACTATCTGCGGCCACTGGCAGCAACCGCCGAACTGGCTCCCGTGATCCACTACAACAGTCGAGTGATCGGGATGTCGCGCCAAGGCATCGACTCCACCAAGACGATTGGCCGCGAGCGCCACCCGCTCCTGGTTCGCGTCGACTCCCTCGACGGCGTGTACGACATCCTCGCCTCGGCCATCATCGACGCTTCAGGAACGTGGGGTCACAACAACCCCATCGGCGCCTCGGGGCTCCCCGCGACCGGCGAAACCGACAGCACCGCCTGGCTTACTGGCCCGCTCCCTGACGTTCTCGGCACCGATCGTGCTCGGTTCGCCGGCAAGCACACCCTCGTAATCGGTATGGGTCACTCGGCCGCCAACACGCTGCTCGCTCTTGCCGCGTTGCGCGACAACGAACCGAGCACCGAAATCACGTGGGCGATTCGTGGTCGTTCCGCTCGCCGCCTGTACGGCGGTGGCTCCTCCGACGAACTGCCGGGTCGCGGTGCGCTCGGAACCCGCCTCAAGGCCGCTGTGGAGTCGGGAGCCATCACGCTGCTCACCGATTTCACCGTCACCGAACTTGCAGCTCAGCCCGATGGTCGACTTCGCGCAATCAGCAGCAACTCCGACGGGGAACAAGCCGTGACCGTGGATGCCCTGGCCGCCGCCACTGGCTTCCGCCCCGACCTTGGCATCCTTCGTGAATTGCACCTCAGCTTCGACCCCGTGCTTGAGGCTCCGGCAGCTCTCGCACCGCTCATCGATCCGAACGTGCACAGCTGTGGCACCGTCGAACCCCACGGAGCTCGCGTGCTTTCACATCCCGAGAAGAACGTCTACGTGGTCGGCATGAAGAGTTACGGCCGCGCCCCTACCTTCCTGATGGCTACAGGCTACGAACAAGTGCGCTCCGTAGTCGCCGCGATCGCGGGCGACACGGCAAGCGCTGAGCGTGTCAACCTCATGCTCCCGGAAACTGGCGTGTGCTGCACGACTGGTGGCGGCTGTTAA
- a CDS encoding pentapeptide repeat-containing protein yields MAKKSLTAAPRFDELTLTNLSNGNADSLQAHESYSGQRFDAVDIRERDFSGISFNESEFVELEANAVVFRSASFVDTRFEKLNAPIFTAPRTNLRDVSFEGSRFGSAEFYETSWSSVRFTHCRIGYLNLRGAHLEDVLFSDCLIDELDLGAATANRVSFKNTQINNLDLTRSTLTNFDLRGVELRQLGGVEHLTGATLNSHQLVELAPLFARNLGIVIDD; encoded by the coding sequence ATGGCAAAGAAATCTCTCACCGCTGCTCCTCGGTTCGACGAACTCACGCTCACAAATCTTTCGAACGGCAACGCGGATTCTCTGCAAGCGCACGAAAGTTACAGCGGTCAGCGTTTCGATGCGGTGGATATCCGTGAACGTGATTTCTCGGGAATCTCTTTTAATGAAAGTGAGTTTGTTGAACTCGAGGCCAACGCGGTCGTTTTTCGTTCGGCAAGTTTCGTCGATACTCGTTTTGAGAAACTCAACGCCCCCATTTTTACCGCTCCGCGCACCAACCTTCGCGACGTCAGTTTCGAAGGTTCGCGCTTCGGGTCTGCCGAGTTTTACGAAACGAGTTGGAGCTCTGTGCGTTTCACGCACTGTCGCATCGGGTATCTCAATCTTCGTGGGGCGCATCTTGAAGATGTGCTCTTCAGCGACTGCCTCATTGACGAACTCGACCTGGGGGCGGCAACCGCGAACCGGGTGTCATTCAAGAACACTCAGATCAACAACCTTGACCTCACTCGCTCCACGCTCACGAATTTCGATCTTCGTGGAGTCGAGTTGCGGCAGCTTGGCGGAGTCGAGCACCTCACAGGTGCGACGCTCAATTCCCACCAACTTGTCGAACTCGCCCCTCTCTTCGCTCGTAATTTAGGGATCGTCATCGACGATTAG
- a CDS encoding rhodanese-like domain-containing protein, which produces MTSPASAADRVAHFSSKLEFETDPSDVHAAIHDDASFVLVDTRGNVAWSQGRAVSAIHLPTREIADRATAEIPVGTPVVVYCWGPGCNGGAKAALEFAKLGYDVREMIGGFEYWVREGFPVVDDHGRIVREPDVLTAPAAGPSCDC; this is translated from the coding sequence ATGACTTCACCCGCTTCCGCCGCTGACCGAGTCGCACACTTTTCGAGCAAACTCGAGTTCGAAACTGATCCCTCCGATGTGCACGCGGCCATTCACGACGATGCGTCATTTGTTCTCGTGGATACGCGCGGCAACGTCGCCTGGAGTCAAGGTCGCGCCGTCAGCGCCATCCACCTACCCACCCGCGAGATCGCGGACCGCGCTACGGCAGAGATCCCTGTCGGCACTCCCGTTGTTGTGTACTGCTGGGGTCCCGGTTGCAACGGCGGTGCGAAAGCCGCTCTCGAGTTTGCGAAGCTCGGCTACGACGTGCGTGAGATGATTGGCGGATTCGAATACTGGGTGCGCGAAGGCTTCCCCGTCGTTGACGACCACGGTCGAATCGTGCGCGAACCCGACGTGCTCACCGCTCCTGCAGCCGGGCCCAGCTGCGACTGCTAG